From Salmo salar chromosome ssa09, Ssal_v3.1, whole genome shotgun sequence:
agggtagtgtgttttttggAGGAAcggtagggtagtgtgtttttgggaggaacgggagggtagtgtgtttttgggaggaacgggagggtagtgtgttttttgaGGAGGcacgggagggtagtgtgtttggaGGAAcggtagggtagtgtgttttttggAGGAGCACgggtagggtagtgtgttttttgggaggaacgggagggtagtgtgtttttgggaggaacgggagggtagtgtgttttttggggaggcacgggagggtagtgtgttttttgggggaggcacgggagggtagtgtgtttttttggggaggcacgggagggtagtgtgttttttgggggaggcacgggagggtagtgtgttttttgggaggcacgggagggtagtgtgtgtttttggggaggcacgggagggtagtgtgttttttggggaggcacgggagggtagtgtgtttttggggaggcacgggagggtagtgtgtttttgggggggcacgggagggtagtgtgtgttttggggaggcacgggagggtagtgtgttttttgggaggaacgggagggtagtgtgttttttggggaggcacgggagggtagtgtgtttttgggaggaacgtgagggtagtgtgtttttgggaggaacgggagggtagtgtgttttttggggaggcacgggagggtagtgtgtttttgggggaggcacgggagggtagtgtgtgtttttggggaggcacgggagggtagtgtgttttttggggaggaacgggagggtagtgtgtttttgggaggaacgggagggtagtgtgtttttttgggaggaacgggagggtagtgtgtttttgggaggaacgggagggtagtgtgtttttgggaggaacgggagggtagtgtgtttttgggaggaacgggagggtagtgtgtttttgggaggaacgggagggtagtgtgttttttgggaggaacgggagggtagtgtgtttttgggaggaacgggagggtagtgtgttttttgggaggaacgggagggtagtgtttttttgggaggaacgggagggtagtgtgtttttgggaggaacgggagggtagtgtgtttttgggaggaacgggagggtagtgtgttttttggggaggcacgggagggtagtgtgttttttgggaggaacgggagggtagtgtgtttttgggaggaacgggagggtagtgtggtttttttgggaggaacgggagggtagtgtgttttggGAGGAGcacgggagggtagtgtgtttttgggaggaacgggagggtagtgtgtttttgggaggaacgggagggtagtgtgttttttgggaggcacgggagggtagtgtgttttttgggaggaacgggagggtagtgtgtttttgggggggcacGGGAGGGAAGTGTGTGTTTTGGGGAGgaacgggagggtagtgtgtttttgggaggaacaggagggtagtgtgtttttgggaggaacgggagggtagtgtgtttttgggaggaacgggagggtagtgtgttttttgggaggaacgggagggtagtgtgtttttgggaggaacgggagggtagtgtgtttttagaTTGAAAATGTACGAATTACCCTCCTGTACGTGAAAATCTGTAGAGCAGACACAGTACCCATCTGACAAAGAAAAGCATGTTGTCATAGCATGCTGCtggcatatctctctctctggggtataaAATATTCATACCAGACAGTGGACACCTAAGCCTATAGGTTTTTGAATGCAATGTCCTGATGCATTTAGTGCTCAAATCTCTGACAGCTGAACTGTGAGgtggacaattattgttttaggaaaAGTAGCTCCCCAAAAAAAGAGGCTATAAAGTTTTGCATATGCTACACATCGAAACACAAGGAATAGTGCTTTTGTAATTGGTCCTCGTCTTTAAGGACACGTAAATGTGGCTCATTTGGCCAACATCCCTTGTTTATTGATGGCGCTGACTGCGCCAAGTTGGCTCTGAATGCATATAGATCTCCATTAAATTTCTCAAttgtccggtaaattaaaatcttcccTGTCATGTCCGGTGCCAAATTTTCCTAAAGGAAACTGAAatggcatattgtttttatgaacattttagaatattcacatcaATCTGTctacaattggatggaaacctcgCTATAGACCCTAAAGACTCTGGCAAGTGCGCTAGTCCAATGTCACTTTGATTATGCCTACACATCATGGTTtaccagcagccccaaacatctaaagaTAAAGACTAAGAATAAAGAATAGGCTACCAGCCAAACAAGCTTGTAAGAATTGAACTTAAACTCCCTCCTCATACTCATCTGGAGGTTGAGCATTTTTTAGTCTgcatctctgtaatgtgtctgtatctctgtaatgtgtctgtatctctgtaatgtgtctgtatctctgtaatgtgtctgtatctctgtaatgtgtctgtatctctgtaatgtgtctgtatctctgtaatgtgtctgtatctctgtaatgtgtctgtatctctgtaatgtgtctgtatctctaatGTGTCTATctctaatgtgtctgtatctctaatgtgtctgtatctctaatgtgtctgtatctctaatgtgtctgtatctctgtaatgtgtctgtatctctgtaatgtgtctgtatctctaatgtgtctgtatctctgtaatgtgtctgtatctctgtaatgtgtctgtatctctgtaatgtgtctgtatctctaatgtgtctgtatctctaatgtgtctgtatctctaatgtgtctgtatctctgtaattgtatatgtatttatgtaaaacATAGGGACCGCAATGGAAGTAGGTCCCTGACTTTATTGTGCAATCCTGGCCACTATTAAcatgtttgtgtatatatgtatttttttaactgacaaatcagatcaatcaatcaatgcaaACTGTGCAGCGGCCAATTGATGAAAGGAAAGGGACATCCTGTTACAAAAcaaaaagtgtaatgacattCGGAGATTCAAGCCAAGCCTTCGATACTGGGTAAGACTACAAGGTGGGCagggatgtattttctgtttgttgacatagtctatttattgtggtgttgaaaacgcAAACCATGATATTGAAATGCTTGAAGTCGGTATACTTTGTTTATTGGTTGTATGgggcattggcacagaaacctgttggtggaaaatttgttgcatatattttatataataatGAATATTGCATCAAAATGTTAAATCTGATTTtccccctagctgatcattgtctgctgCCGGCTTTGATCGTAAtataatgaaacaggcagggagagtaaGCTAATCTGTGGTGGTCGGTGAACCATCAACCTTCTGGCCTGTAGCCCTAAGTGGCAGCCCTAAGTCAATATGCACGCTTATAAACACAAATTCACTCTAGTTATTTGTGGTAGTAAACATACTTTAGATTTAATTATATGATGGAAGGATGttcaatttattttacagtacaagAGGGTCATGTGAAAATGTATTTAACTTTGGGGCGggggtacattttttttgttatgaAACCTTGAGTTGGATTAGTCCCCCCCCCTGTACATTTCTATCTGTCCCTAACATGAAATAACATGGCAGGATAAAATGAACCAAAATGTACCATCTAATAAAAACAAATCTGTATGTGGGTGTGAAGGGGAACATTTTGTTATTCACCTGCTTGCAGTGGAAGCATTTCTTGGCAAACTTCTTGTCGTGGCACGGGCCGCAGTAGATGTCATCGCCCTTGTTCAAGAAGCTCTGTGAGCGGATTGGCTGCTTGCACTCAAAGCAGGTGAAGCACTCCTCATGCCACACCTTCTTCTTATACTCCACGTTCTGGGTGCCTGGCAATGCAAGATACAGAAGaatagaatttaaaaaaaaaaatgtttcatacAGTGTGGGAATTGAAAATGTCAACAGCAGCCACGTGCACAGCGCTAGGTCACTTTAAAGAAAAGATGAAGAGGTGCATTGTGGTTATGGTTAAGCCCACCTGGCATGACCACCTTGTAGCAGGCCTGGCACCGGTTGCCATCCTCGCGGGAGCCACACTTGCCACACATGATCTTGCCGTCGTCCCTGGCGCTGAAGGGCTCGTTGGCCAGGGGCTTGTAGCACTTGGCGCAGCGGAAGCAGTCCTCATGCCAGTGGCGGTTCTTATGGTTCAGCTCCTGGacaggaaggaggggagagggtcaGGAGTGAGACACATTAATACACACGGGCTTCATACACACCTCATTAAACTGAGGCTCATTTCCCTATCAATTGTAGGCTACGGTATTCAGAGGAGTTTGCCAGAAAACAGACTATTTCCATCTGGAAAGAATTATTAGCATTGGAGATGAAGTGAATTTGAGTGCAGCGTAGCATGAAGGACTGACAGCCAATACAGACAGACTACAGCCATGGGGAAACGATCCTACGGGGTTAGTCAGTAATGATCGTGTCTATAAGACAAGTGTCCGTGACTGAACGTTGACTGTTATGTTGTGGAAGCTGCTGCTCATTGAGGAAGAACAGATATGAAACACTGGTCTTAATCTGGACATATGAACTGAAGCCAGTCAGCCTACTgaacacaaacacattcacacattgAAAGGCACACTCACAaggacactcctacacacacacaatacccaccTTGGCATCAGCCCCAATGGGGCGACGGCATTCTGCGCAGGTGTTGGCGCAGAGCTTGTCGAAGCACTTTGTACACACGTGCTTCTCATCCTTCTTAATATACTTCTTCCCATGCAGGTTGTCACGGCAGTAGTAACAGTCGAAGCGTTCAGTCATGGTGGAAGTAGCGTAGCTCCTGGGTCctgtaccaacacacacaacaatcACATTTACTATTGAGGATCAAGTCATGTGTACATGATCTACTCATCACATTCATTGATTGACAAGTAAATAAATGTCATTGGAGATGAATTGACTGGAGGTACGTAAACTGTCAAGGCTCTGGTTCAGCTGGATGTGATGTCTCAGAGTCACCACAGGGAGGCAGTGTAGGTTACAatttgattgaatagagccctagatCTCAATATGGTCCATGTGGGCCTAGGAGAGAGTAATACCTACATGACTTATTCATCATATTCTTATACTACAACGATGATCCTCAGCTATCTGCATCCCTGCCCTGTGTAATTCCTCACCtgccattaacacacacagacacacacacagacataacacACACTTACATGTATTCATTGACAAAACACGGTCTTGTCTATGGAGCACCCAGACACACAAAATCCTTTCCATAATCCAACATCCAAGCTAAGAGGAAGACATGTTCAAGCTGGCATCCCAGCATGTGTCCTGTCCTGTAATCAGAACCAGCCAGGTGAGGGGCTTAGCGCCGGCATGCCAAACAGCTGAGGGAAGTGGAAAATGGCTGCCTCAAAATGGCCCACAGATGTCTGCCTGTCCTGAACAGGGCTTTAGCATGTAGTCATCACTCCATGTCGGACTCGGCCCCACGGGGGGCTTTGCTGTAAAGTTTAGGCCATATTTTTAGAGTGGCTGGTTCACTCACTACAACACACCCCATCCAAccaactcctcctctctccccctttgtgTCCTTTTTGGCAGTGTTGTTTCATTGGCTGTTAGTGTAAACAAAAACGTCCCCCTGCTCCTCTCATCAACATACCAACATTCCCATCACAACGGGCAGAGACCTAGCTGTTTCCTggaagagattggtgtgtttatATGTTTGTGCTCTTGGGTCTTCCTGGAACGAACTATGCTCTTTCAACCTTTTAGTGACTTATGTTTCATCTGGGTCATCTAAATTACACCAAAACTACCAAAGGTCAATCAAAATGGATCTCTATGCTGGGTTTAGCCATTTGGGAGCCAGAATGAAAATATCTGTGATTTATGAGACACAACAGATGAGATATTATTGTGAGTTCTCAAGTATCTTAATCCAGTTTAATAAAATGAGCGTGATGGAGGGAAATACTAACAAGGGAATGACATTATATCCTGGTAGCCATGGGAACACTGCAAATATTTACGAAAGCCAATTGGTGCTCTTCGAGGTGtctggggatgtgtgtggtgaaCTGAACGGGATGAGTTACAGACGCTGTGGTATGTGCTCTCTCCCAGCTGTAGTGTCCAGTGAGGATGGATGGGTTGGTGGAACAGGGGAAAGAGACAGGCTTGTCTTCAGCTGTGCCAGAGGGATAAAGGAGGCCGCCCGGCTTAAGCCCCTATACTGAGTCACCGGTGAGTCACCCCCATTCTTATCTCAGTGGTACGAGCCAGCCAGGATCAGTCCAACAGAATCTAACTTGCAGGATTGGATCAGTGGCTTGATTATGGGGAGTAGGGTAGCAAGGTATCACAGTCTCAGAAGCCCGAATTCATCTAAAACGGAGTAAACCATGCATTCCATTCTGAGTGTATAAGCACTGTGCACTTGTGGCAgggacatcactggggctgagctcctgccatccaggacctctataccaggtggtgtcagagggccttaaaaatggtcagactccagccacccaagttagagactgttctctttgctactgcACAGAAaatggtaccggagtgccaagtctgggaccaaaaggctcctgaacagcttctacccacaagccataagactcctgaacagttcATAAAATGGCCACCcagctatttgcattgacccctttttttgcactggctctatgcacactcactggactctacccacacacacacacatagtacactgacacttaaacacacacatacacacacactacatatgctcacacataacacacacatgcatattgatgcCACACTCACAGATAGACACAGTTtcacactctttctttctcttcacatacgctgctgctactctgtttattatctatcatgattgcctagtcacttttacccctatgtacatattacctcaattacctcaactaccacaTATCCGTGTACATTGACTCcataccggtactccttgtatatagcctcgttattgttattttattgtgttactatttccttttttattgAGCAAATTTTTCTTaccttttaactctgcattgttgggaaaggattcataagtaagcatttcacaatcaggtctacacctgttgtattcagcaagtgacaaataaatgtttgatttgatttgatctaggcCCACAAACTCAGAGGAGTGACTTTTGAGGACACTATGGGTGCCACTGTGCCACCGTGACCATTATAGGTCTAGATTCCTAATAAAAGGGCAGAGTAATTAAACACTAAGCCCTTCAGCTACCACCAATCACATAGCTCCCCCCCACAAAAACAGCTATGGTATGCACCAGCGCTCTGTAGGAGAGGTTGGGGTATACCACTTTGGTCCCTGTGGTGGGAAGCACTCTACATTGGAAAGGTCAGAGTAAGAGCACAGTAAGTGGTGAACCAGGATGGTGCCAGGGAGCCTGGCTCTCATCTCTCACTGATGGCAGATCAAAGCCAAACGGCTCCCAAAGAGAGAGTTATAGAGGTTAGGCAGATCAACTGTTAGTATCTACCATGTGATAACTCTGTCTGACTCATAATGTATCAATATTAAATGAAACATCTTTGATTCACCACTGACAGCCTAAATGATGCTGTCCCAAGGACTTAACTTCCATGAAGTGCAATAATTCTGCTGTAAATAGCATTGCCTTGAAAAAGGTCAAACTATCACTTTTCTCCCCAAAAACTCGTTTGACTTCTTTCTACCTCTATGGACCTTTTTTCTCCCTCTGTGTCACAAGACCTTCATTTTCCTTCCACCAAAAAAAGAATCAATAATCAGATAAAGTACTCCAGGTTCCCAAAATGTTTTCAATTCTGACCCACTAAACAAACCCATGTTTCTAACCAAGACCCAAGAGGAACTTCCCACAACCCACCAGTCAGTCTCTGACCGGACTTGAGAAAATCTCCCCAAACCACCACCACTATTCCAGCACTAGGTATCAGTAGTGGAATAAAATCATCTATCACAATTCTTTACCTGAAAGTCTGTAAGCCATGTTTAGGTCCAGGTAAGAGAGGTCAGGACAGAACCAAGGACCGGAGGAGAGAGTAGCATCCACACAGGGTGATCCACACACCCCACCAAGGTATAGGCTATATATACACCCCCTCTGATCCACGCCCTGAGGCTAACAGCTGCCCCTCACCCCGACACCCCACACCCCCTCACCCACACCCCCTAACCCCACACACAAACCCAACCATGAACCATTCCATTTTAGGATATGCATCAAAAGAAtagagtgtaggggaggggaagagggattCCAAAGCTCTGGAATGAGGACCACGAGGAACAACAGATAGTacacccccactaccactatgatatttgtttgttagtgtgtagaatgtgtttgtaGTACATGAATGGATTAATATCAAGCACTGAAGGACTGCAACCGACCAGCATGTTGATATCATTACTCAGTGAAAGGCATTGTGCAAACAGGCTGAGTGTCAATCAAACCTTAATTTATGGTTTGTTTATTtagtaacactttatattaccaTAAACACTTAGAACATGGTGGAAGGCTTTATAGGAAAtatgaaaaaaatgtgtgtgtgcgtgcatgcccatgttgcgtgtgtgtgtgtgtgtgtgtgtgtgtgtgtgtgtgtgtgtgtgtgtgtgtgtgtgtgtgtgtgtgtgtgtgtgtgtgtgtactcccatAACTCAATGATGTGTGCTCAAAACTATGTCCTAAAGCGCTCCCAGCCAAGGTTATTCAAGGCACATGCGGATAATACATTTTCAAGCACTTAGTTTTTCAGTGTTGAATACCTCTGTGACCTCAGTGGCTCTCAGCAAAAATATTTCATTGAAAGTAGCGAAGATGACATTTGTaacaccagggatcatcaactagattcagccgcgggacgTTTTTttccttgagcggatggtcggtggggccggaacataattactgATCATTTG
This genomic window contains:
- the LOC106611720 gene encoding four and a half LIM domains protein 1 isoform X1 — its product is MAYRLSGPRSYATSTMTERFDCYYCRDNLHGKKYIKKDEKHVCTKCFDKLCANTCAECRRPIGADAKELNHKNRHWHEDCFRCAKCYKPLANEPFSARDDGKIMCGKCGSREDGNRCQACYKVVMPGTQNVEYKKKVWHEECFTCFECKQPIRSQSFLNKGDDIYCGPCHDKKFAKKCFHCKQPITSGGISYQDQPWHSECFVCRTCRKNLAGTRFTSHEEHVYCVDCYKTSVAKQCNGCKNPITGFGHGTNVVNYEGHSWHEYCFNCKKCSLSLANKRFVINGENIYCPDCAKKL
- the LOC106611720 gene encoding four and a half LIM domains protein 1 isoform X2; this translates as MTERFDCYYCRDNLHGKKYIKKDEKHVCTKCFDKLCANTCAECRRPIGADAKELNHKNRHWHEDCFRCAKCYKPLANEPFSARDDGKIMCGKCGSREDGNRCQACYKVVMPGTQNVEYKKKVWHEECFTCFECKQPIRSQSFLNKGDDIYCGPCHDKKFAKKCFHCKQPITSGGISYQDQPWHSECFVCRTCRKNLAGTRFTSHEEHVYCVDCYKTSVAKQCNGCKNPITGFGHGTNVVNYEGHSWHEYCFNCKKCSLSLANKRFVINGENIYCPDCAKKL